One Defluviitoga tunisiensis genomic window carries:
- a CDS encoding zinc-dependent alcohol dehydrogenase family protein → MKAMVLEKTCDLLEHKNPLILKDLPKPKAEKRQILVKVSTCGVCRTDLDEIEGRTMPSTFPIILGHQIVGRVEELGKACSHFKVGDRVGIAWINSSCGKCEFCLSGKENLCYEFKATGRDVNGGYAEYTVVPEDFAFKIPESFSDEEAAPLLCAGAIGFRSLSLCNMKDGYNIGLVGFGASAHLVLQLIKYMYPTSKIFVFTRSETERAFAKDLGAYWTGDIPDVSPEKLHAIIDTTPAWKPVVEALKNLERGGRLVINAIRKENTDKEYLKNIDYERDLWLEKEIKSVANVAKKDVENFLSLAEKIPIKPEVQVFELEDANKAILEIKQGKIRGAKVLKVS, encoded by the coding sequence TTGAAAGCAATGGTTCTTGAAAAAACTTGCGATCTCCTTGAACACAAAAATCCTTTAATATTAAAAGATTTACCAAAACCCAAAGCAGAAAAGAGACAAATATTAGTGAAAGTTTCTACATGTGGAGTATGTAGAACTGATTTAGATGAGATCGAAGGAAGAACTATGCCTTCAACGTTTCCAATAATATTAGGTCATCAAATTGTTGGAAGGGTTGAAGAATTAGGAAAAGCTTGTAGTCACTTTAAAGTAGGAGACAGAGTTGGTATAGCTTGGATTAATTCATCATGTGGGAAATGCGAATTTTGTCTCTCGGGAAAAGAAAATTTATGTTATGAATTCAAAGCTACCGGAAGAGATGTTAATGGTGGATATGCTGAATACACTGTAGTCCCTGAAGATTTTGCATTTAAAATCCCGGAAAGTTTCTCTGATGAAGAAGCTGCCCCTTTGTTATGTGCAGGAGCTATTGGATTTCGATCTTTAAGTTTATGTAATATGAAAGATGGATACAATATAGGGCTTGTTGGTTTTGGCGCATCTGCTCATCTTGTACTTCAATTAATAAAATACATGTATCCCACTTCAAAAATATTTGTATTCACAAGAAGTGAAACTGAAAGGGCGTTCGCTAAGGATTTAGGTGCATACTGGACAGGAGATATACCGGATGTTTCACCTGAAAAATTACATGCAATTATTGATACAACACCAGCATGGAAGCCTGTTGTAGAAGCACTTAAGAATTTAGAGAGAGGAGGAAGGCTTGTAATAAACGCTATTAGAAAAGAAAATACCGATAAAGAGTATCTAAAAAATATAGATTATGAAAGAGATCTTTGGTTAGAAAAAGAGATTAAAAGTGTGGCCAATGTTGCAAAAAAGGATGTAGAAAACTTTTTATCCCTAGCTGAGAAGATTCCTATTAAACCTGAAGTACAGGTATTTGAACTAGAAGATGCTAATAAAGCAATCTTAGAAATAAAACAAGGAAAAATTAGAGGCGCAAAAGTGCTAAAAGTATCGTAG
- a CDS encoding inositol monophosphatase family protein, translated as MFSKTDVDQIVTIAKSAGEKLKQWSSEGFHVNSKNTRTDLVTDVDYMIQEYLIKEISQSFKNSAFLAEESGYEHIPKEQSYWVIDPIDGTVNFSRGIPENCISIAYVENREPVLGIIYAPFMNLFYFAQKGKGTFLNDEKVNPHWCNNFEDAMLSLGNKRGKTHLYFQALEEKVMRIRLFGTAALQIAYVSSGFLDAFISVGSHPWDVAAAYLLVKEAGGKVVELNGKDADIFYSNAIYCNPYIADELVNIVSKVDK; from the coding sequence TTGTTTTCAAAAACGGATGTTGATCAAATAGTAACTATTGCTAAGAGCGCTGGTGAAAAGTTGAAACAATGGAGCTCAGAAGGGTTTCATGTTAATTCTAAAAACACAAGAACTGATTTGGTTACAGATGTTGATTATATGATACAAGAATATCTAATCAAAGAAATTAGTCAAAGTTTTAAAAACTCTGCATTTTTAGCTGAAGAATCAGGATACGAGCATATTCCTAAAGAGCAAAGCTATTGGGTAATCGATCCAATAGATGGAACAGTAAACTTTTCACGAGGAATTCCAGAAAATTGCATTTCTATTGCATATGTCGAAAACAGGGAACCAGTACTTGGCATAATATATGCCCCTTTTATGAATCTATTCTATTTTGCACAAAAAGGTAAGGGTACTTTCTTAAACGATGAAAAAGTAAATCCACATTGGTGTAATAACTTTGAAGATGCTATGCTTTCTTTAGGGAATAAACGCGGAAAGACTCATTTATACTTTCAAGCTTTAGAAGAAAAAGTTATGAGAATTAGACTGTTTGGAACAGCTGCCTTGCAAATTGCCTATGTTTCTTCTGGTTTTTTAGACGCTTTTATATCGGTAGGTTCACATCCCTGGGACGTAGCTGCAGCATATCTATTAGTAAAAGAAGCGGGCGGAAAGGTAGTCGAATTAAATGGTAAAGATGCTGACATATTTTATTCAAACGCTATATATTGTAATCCATATATAGCAGATGAACTTGTTAATATTGTAAGTAAAGTCGATAAATGA